The Budorcas taxicolor isolate Tak-1 chromosome 5, Takin1.1, whole genome shotgun sequence genome includes a window with the following:
- the MAFF gene encoding transcription factor MafF, whose product MSVDPLSSKALKIKRELSENTPHLSDEALMGLSVRELNRHLRGLSAEEVTRLKQRRRTLKNRGYAASCRVKRVCQKEELQKQKSELEREVDKLARENAAMRLELDALRGKCEALQGFARSVAAARGPAALVAPASVITIVKSAPSPGPGPAPGPGPAPGPAPAACS is encoded by the exons ATGTCTGTGGATCCCTTATCCAGCAAAGCGCTGAAG ATCAAGCGTGAGCTGAGCGAAAACACGCCGCACCTGTCGGACGAAGCGCTGATGGGGCTGTCTGTGCGCGAGCTGAACCGGCACCTGCGAGGGCTCTCGGCCGAGGAGGTGACGCGGCTCAAGCAGCGGCGCCGCACACTCAAGAACCGCGGCTACGCGGCCAGCTGCCGCGTGAAGCGCGTGTGCCAGAAGGAGGAGCTGCAGAAGCAAAAGTCGGAGCTGGAGCGCGAGGTGGACAAGCTGGCGCGCGAGAACGCCGCCATGCGCTTGGAGCTCGACGCGCTGCGCGGCAAGTGCGAGGCGCTGCAGGGCTTCGCGCGCTCGGTGGCCGCCGCCCGCGGGCCCGCGGCGCTGGTGGCGCCGGCCAGTGTCATCACCATCGTCAAGTCCGCCCCGAGCCccggcccgggccccgcccctgggccgggccccgcccccggccccgcccccgccgcctgCTCCTAG